One segment of Candidatus Nitrospira nitrosa DNA contains the following:
- a CDS encoding GNAT family N-acetyltransferase, with translation MLNDLTVSEWNTGRDNLLISSSDSSLTGHKTNSSVTREAPMTIHIACAEIQDVEIIATMVGELLNEIMAAVQDKAFGFDHARTVDRAESWMTKGLYMVLLARVDDQPIGFLALYESYALYTEGVYGTIPEFYVRSAYRSQGIGSALLTEAKAIGQQRGWKRLEVTTPPLPQFDRSLSFYQRNGFTISGGRKLKLNL, from the coding sequence ATGCTGAATGATCTCACCGTATCAGAATGGAATACTGGAAGAGATAATCTGCTCATCAGCAGTTCCGATTCGTCATTGACGGGGCACAAGACGAATAGTAGCGTGACACGGGAGGCCCCTATGACAATCCATATTGCCTGCGCTGAAATTCAGGATGTAGAGATCATTGCCACCATGGTAGGCGAACTCTTGAACGAAATCATGGCTGCTGTGCAAGACAAGGCCTTTGGGTTTGATCATGCCCGCACCGTAGATCGAGCCGAGTCATGGATGACGAAGGGCTTGTACATGGTGTTGCTTGCACGGGTGGACGACCAGCCGATCGGGTTCCTTGCTCTCTATGAAAGCTATGCCCTCTACACAGAAGGTGTGTATGGCACGATCCCGGAATTCTATGTCCGATCGGCATACCGTTCCCAGGGGATCGGATCAGCCCTGCTCACCGAAGCCAAGGCGATCGGTCAACAACGAGGCTGGAAACGCCTTGAAGTCACAACACCCCCTCTGCCGCAATTCGATCGCTCTCTGAGTTTCTATCAACGGAACGGGTTTACTATCTCGGGCGGACGGAAGTTGAAGCTGAACCTATGA
- a CDS encoding CTP synthase C-terminal region-related (seleno)protein, translated as MRRLIAVLGEYRPSYQPHQATDAAIEHSRSVLGADIAADWVSTAEIEPQLFERYSGILVAPGSPYKNMEKTLWAIRYAREHRVPCLGTCGGFQHLVIEYARNVLGFTDAHHAEYDPSASNLFISRLACSLVGREMTLSLVPVSQAAGIYGATSVQEHYYCNFGVNPESVSLLKQGPLKVSGSDSEGEVRVVEYPGHPFFIGTLFVPQQRSTPARPHPLVTAFLECKDVSAKNTAEQ; from the coding sequence ATGCGACGATTGATCGCTGTACTTGGTGAATACAGACCTTCCTATCAGCCGCACCAGGCGACCGATGCGGCGATTGAGCATTCTCGAAGCGTCCTGGGAGCGGATATCGCCGCCGATTGGGTATCAACCGCAGAGATCGAGCCACAGCTCTTTGAGCGGTATTCCGGCATCTTGGTTGCCCCGGGTAGCCCATACAAGAACATGGAGAAGACCCTCTGGGCGATTCGCTATGCGAGGGAACATCGAGTTCCCTGTTTAGGCACGTGCGGCGGATTCCAACATCTCGTGATCGAATACGCCCGCAATGTCCTGGGATTCACGGATGCGCACCATGCCGAATATGATCCCTCTGCCTCGAATCTCTTTATTTCCCGGCTTGCCTGTTCATTGGTGGGCCGTGAGATGACGTTGAGTCTCGTCCCTGTGTCTCAGGCAGCTGGGATCTATGGTGCGACATCGGTGCAGGAACACTACTATTGCAACTTCGGGGTGAATCCCGAGTCTGTTTCTCTTTTGAAACAGGGGCCGCTCAAGGTATCCGGATCAGACTCGGAAGGGGAAGTTCGTGTTGTCGAATACCCTGGTCACCCCTTCTTCATCGGGACGCTCTTTGTCCCTCAGCAACGTTCCACACCAGCAAGACCACATCCTCTTGTGACGGCCTTCCTGGAATGCAAAGATGTCTCGGCCAAGAATACAGCGGAGCAGTGA
- a CDS encoding MBL fold metallo-hydrolase, whose protein sequence is MTIAVVIAASSVTGCMDRIAEPGDVFGDVHRGETYSPASHMIDDWYAVEAIDAQTFAINEPKSSQYNTSYLLVGETRALMFDAGSGERPAGSRSMRKVAERYTGDKPISLILSHFHYDHIYDAAVFDGVILIDRPDIRGAIKDGTYTIGPLESHGTDWRPLKVAHLVEDGEVLDLGGRRVEVFNLPGHTTESVVLFDQRRNQVFTGDFVYRHLGGIIAFASGSDLTAYKENSTRLLHLTNSDTRFFGAHGIPRFNRDWVALLDHELDEIIKGTATYRYAAHYLAPGIPWRVYQNGDLYIYTTPLVDPSVFWSKWALLLVVTISILLLYLLYRIVMPRS, encoded by the coding sequence TTGACCATAGCTGTCGTCATCGCTGCTTCCAGCGTGACCGGTTGCATGGATCGAATTGCAGAACCTGGCGATGTGTTCGGCGACGTGCACCGAGGAGAAACCTACAGTCCTGCGTCACACATGATCGATGACTGGTATGCGGTCGAAGCGATCGATGCACAGACCTTTGCCATCAACGAACCGAAATCTTCTCAGTACAACACATCGTACCTCCTCGTCGGAGAGACCCGAGCGCTCATGTTCGATGCGGGCAGCGGCGAACGGCCGGCCGGTTCTCGATCCATGCGCAAAGTGGCAGAGCGGTACACAGGTGACAAACCGATCTCGCTGATCCTCTCCCATTTCCACTACGACCATATCTACGATGCCGCTGTGTTCGACGGTGTGATCCTCATCGACCGCCCGGACATCCGTGGCGCCATCAAAGACGGGACCTACACGATTGGCCCATTGGAGTCGCACGGGACGGATTGGCGACCGCTCAAGGTCGCGCATCTCGTTGAGGATGGGGAGGTCCTCGATCTTGGAGGCCGGAGGGTTGAGGTCTTCAACTTGCCGGGGCATACCACGGAATCGGTCGTGCTGTTCGATCAGCGTCGCAATCAGGTCTTCACCGGCGATTTCGTGTATCGACATCTGGGCGGCATCATCGCCTTTGCATCGGGATCCGACCTGACGGCGTACAAGGAGAACAGCACGCGGCTGTTACACCTCACCAATTCCGACACGCGGTTCTTCGGCGCACATGGCATCCCACGGTTCAATCGTGACTGGGTAGCTCTACTCGATCACGAACTGGACGAGATCATCAAGGGAACAGCCACGTATCGGTACGCGGCCCATTATCTCGCTCCGGGCATCCCGTGGCGTGTCTACCAGAATGGTGATCTGTACATTTATACGACACCTCTGGTCGATCCCTCGGTCTTCTGGTCCAAATGGGCGCTGCTGCTGGTCGTTACCATAAGCATTCTGTTGCTGTACCTGCTGTATCGAATCGTGATGCCTCGTTCCTAG